One genomic window of Phalacrocorax aristotelis chromosome 21, bGulAri2.1, whole genome shotgun sequence includes the following:
- the FMOD gene encoding fibromodulin, with protein sequence MRWATVLIIAGLCGASLGQYNEEEDMAWLQYYMRQSRMSSYNYMPYYEDENTPYVYSYLPAPDTEAEPGPEPQQAPSWQCPQECDCPPNFSSAMYCDTRNLRYLPFVPSRMKYVYFQNNQITAIQEGAFDNATELEWLALHNNQITSEKMGKRVFAKLKNLERLYMNNNNLTKMPSPLPRSLRELHLSYNQITKVPSNALEGLENLTALYLSHNYIFEMGASLKGLKSLILADLSYNHLRKVPDGLPMALEQLYLEYNYINTIPDDYFKVSPKLLYVRMSHNSLTNQGLSTNTFNSSSILELDLSYNRLQKIPRVNTNLENLYLQGNQINEFSISSFCTVVDVMNYSRLQVLRLDGNEIKRNAVPPDAPLCLRRATIIEI encoded by the exons ATGCGTTGGGCCACCGTCCTGATCATCGCTGGGCTCTGCGGAGCCTCCCTGGGCCAGTACAATGAAGAAGAAGACATGGCTTGGTTACAGTACTACATGCGGCAGTCCCGTATGTCCTCCTACAACTACATGCCCTACTACGAGGATGAGAACACCCCGTACGTGTACTCTTACCTCCCAGCTCCAGATACAGAGGCAGAGCCTGGCCCTGAACCTCAGCAAGCCCCTTCCTGGCAATGTCCCCAAGAGTGTGACTGCCCCCCTAACTTCTCATCCGCCATGTACTGTGACACCCGTAACCTGAGGTACCTGCCCTTCGTGCCTTCCCGGATGAAATACGTCTACTTCCAGAACAACCAGATCACCGCCATCCAAGAGGGGGCTTTTGACAACGCCACAGAGCTGGAATGGCTCGCGCTGCACAACAACCAGATCACCAGTGAGAAGATGGGCAAGAGGGTCTTTGCCAAGCTTAAAAACCTGGAGAGGCTGTATATGAACAACAACAACCTAACCAAGATGCCCAGCCCCTTGCCCCGGTCCCTCAGAGAGCTCCACTTGTCTTATAATCAGATCACCAAGGTCCCCTCCAATGCTCTGGAGGGTCTGGAGAACCTCACAGCCCTGTACCTCAGCCACAACTACATTTTTGAGATGGGAGCATCCCTCAAAGGGCTCAAGTCCTTGATCCTTGCTGATCTGAGCTACAACCACCTCAGGAAAGTCCCTGATGGGCTCCCAATGGCTTTGGAACAGCTCTACCTAGAGTACAACTATATCAACACCATCCCTGATGACTATTTCAAGGTCTCTCCCAAGCTGCTCTATGTACGGATGTCCCACAACAGCCTGACAAATCAGGGTCTCTCTACCAACActtttaacagcagcagcatcctcgAGCTGGACCTCTCTTACAACAGGCTCCAGAAGATCCCCCGGGTCAACACCAACCTCGAGAACCTCTACCTTCAAGGGAACCAAATCAACG AGTTCTCCATCAGCAGCTTCTGCACCGTGGTGGACGTCATGAACTACTCCAGGCTCCAGGTCCTGCGGCTTGACGGGAACGAGATCAAGCGAAACGCGGTGCCCCCCGACGCCCCGCTGTGCCTGCGGCGTGCCACCATCATCGAGATCTAG